One window of Vibrio sinaloensis genomic DNA carries:
- a CDS encoding prepilin-type N-terminal cleavage/methylation domain-containing protein: MARAKSLGFTLVELIVVIILVAIVSLYAASRFIGRDSFSAFVAQEQVISVIRQVQVTRMQSNSASSCASDSNTALSVSANCLGSVAGCNQASAQRSDWVALEGVTFSPQTACLEFDLLGEPNQAVTVDIRAASSTCRVTIERNGYVSSGGCS; this comes from the coding sequence ATGGCGCGTGCAAAGAGCTTAGGGTTTACCTTAGTGGAACTGATCGTGGTGATCATTTTAGTGGCGATTGTCTCGCTATATGCTGCGAGTCGTTTTATTGGCCGCGACAGCTTCTCTGCGTTTGTTGCCCAAGAGCAGGTGATCTCGGTTATTCGCCAAGTTCAAGTGACGCGCATGCAATCCAACAGTGCCAGCAGTTGCGCGTCAGATAGCAATACGGCGCTCAGCGTTAGCGCCAACTGTCTGGGTTCTGTCGCCGGTTGCAACCAAGCCAGCGCCCAGCGCAGTGACTGGGTCGCGCTAGAAGGGGTCACTTTTTCCCCGCAGACCGCGTGTTTGGAGTTTGACTTGCTCGGAGAACCTAACCAAGCGGTGACGGTTGATATCCGAGCGGCCAGTTCAACCTGTCGCGTAACGATTGAACGCAATGGTTATGTTTCTTCAGGAGGCTGCAGCTAG